In Ananas comosus cultivar F153 linkage group 7, ASM154086v1, whole genome shotgun sequence, the sequence gaaattggGGGTGGTGTTGGATCATTTTTATAGGGTGGATTAGGGTTAGTAAGAGTTTGTTGAGATGGGGAGTTGGGGCATTGAGAGGTTGTAGTGGGGTTTTGCTTGAAATAGTGAGAGGGTTTGGTATgggaaatttttatttgttatgaAATGTGGGGTTTAGGGGTCTTAATgttgtttttttgtttgcttctttttttctttttttatttaggtTTTGATGAGTTAATTAGCTCATAATTAAGCAATTACAACATTTATAGATCACAAGAGACTAGTTTTTAATTAGGTTAAACAAAAAAGGATCCTTAATTCTAGatatttttagggaaaacttcaaaaacaccccctgtggtttcatagtttttcactttgcccccctgtggtttaaaatgtatcaatttgcccccctgtggtttcttttttctctttttcttatcaaatttcattatttttttttcttaaatcagtgataaaattaaaattaaagggtactaaagtgtatatttgataaatctagataggtatttgaagttttttgtatataatttaatgaaatattaacaaaaaaactatcgaaaagataaaaacgaaaccacaggggtgcaatttgatacattttaaaccacaggggggcaaagtgagaaacgacgaaaccatagggggtgtttttgaagttttcccatatttTTAagtcatttattatttataaataatttgattttctttGGATGTCAATAGTGGAGATCAAACTGAGATGGATTTGGACCTATTTGTGTTTCAATTAATGTTACCCCTAATTACAatgtgaaaatatttttttttttgttttttttttttttttgctatatgTAATAACATGTTCGTcacattttattaattatttttatgcaAGGGGTAGATATAGGGATATATTAAAAAAGTTTAGTAGTAAAATTTATTCATTCCCAAATAGCTTTTTAAAGTAACACACAACTTACGAAACgcaaaagaataatattaaaaCCCCAACAACATATCAATTCTACATGATCTTCTTCTCttactaaattataatttgtattcttcatcatcatcatcctcgatcagtatatttatatgtaattaACTTCTTAATCCAACCACCTTATTCACCAAAATcaaccatgcatgcatgcaattcTCATGCACGTGTACGTGCGTGCATGCAAGTCCCTCACCTCCGGCAAACCACGGCGTATCCGCCACCGGATTTACCGGTGCAGTCGAACACTGACTTAGACACCTCGACGAGCCCAGCGACTGCCGCGGCAGGTGCGGGGGAGAATATGCAGCTGCGGCAGTCGGAGGCGAGGAGCCCCGACGTTGCGTACCGGTCCTCGCCGCCCATCACCGGCATCGGCACCCCGCGCTTCACGGGGTTATCAAACCCCGGCCGATACGTCTGCCCCAACACCCCCTCGACGCTCTCCGATAGCCCGAAGAACTTGAACTGCACAGCCAAGTGCGCGAAGCAGTCGTTGTCCGGCACGCCGTACCGGTGCACCGCGCTGTCCTCCTTCGTGACCGGCACCACAGAAGCCTTTATCTCGAACACGCCTGCCAGCGTGACGATGACGGTGTTGACGGCGCCATTCCGCTCGACAAAGAGGCCAGGGGAGGGGGCCGGCGCCGGCGACCAGGAGGAGAGGTGGCCGACGTTGAGGGGGACGGGGCGGCCGtcgaaggagagagagaggtggtcgGCGTGGGGGTCCCAAAAGGCGGCGGGGGTCGCGGAGAGGGTGAGGGAGTGGCGGCCAAAGCGGAGCCCGAGGGACTGTATCCAGGTGAAgtcgcggcggcggccggcggggcgGAGGCCGATGAAGCCGGCGTTGATCTGGAGGTTCGGGTCGGAGACGAGCGCGAAGTGCCCACCGGCCTTGCCGTGGAAGTAGAACATCACTCCGTCCCCGCCAACGAACCGCGGGTCATAGCAACTGGCACCGTTGCCGTCACAGTTCGGCTTCCGGTCTGCAAACAAAGATTACCAAAGATAGTATCAGACACTAAGATTCTCTATTTTGATACAATGTAAAACAGCCGTCTATCTAAAATGTTCGCACTGTTTTGAATCAAGACTTTTACacagtatatatatagcttGCATATGCGTCCTACACATGTTCTGAAtgtgcattatatatatatatatatatatatataNatatatatatatatatatatatatatatatatatatatatatatatatatatatatatatatgtgtactCACGGCGGCAAATTCCGCCCTCGCATTTTCGGTCGTTGCAGTCCACGAAGCAGCCCTTGGCTGTGGGGTCCGCCGGCTTGAACTGCGGGCACTCCGCCGGGCACGTCAGTGTCCTTCCGAAGCACCGCGTCGAGTTGTCGTTGCACACCGTCGTCTCCGGCGGGAACTCCTTCCCCTTCACCCGGAACGGCGGTGGTGGAGCTGgcccccgcggcggcggcggtggcgactGGTTCCCGTAGAGGTCGCCGCGGGCAAGGGACATGCCCGCGAGGAGGAGAGCAAGGAGCAGAAGGGGAGTTTGGATGATACTCATGGTCAACTACTTACGCCGCGCATGTAcagaagaaattttattttttattttttatttttttttcagtgtgGGGGTACTAATACCACCACTACTACATATTCATTTATAGATGGTTTTGGTGGTGTGTGGATTGATGAGTAAGTTTGAAGCAGATTATTATACATGGAGATGAGCGAGATTTAGATGAAGCATGTGAAGGGATTCACTTAATAGTTTTTCGATCCTACATTATTTACAACAGAGTATTTGtgagttatttttaattaaattaatttttttgaatatataacGTGGTGTTTGACCTAGTTTAAAGTAAATTAACCTTAGTTTCAAGAGgcgttaattaaattaattttttttaacttcttgtttagcaccttttctttttccaatcaTAAATTGGCTCAAAAGAAATGTTTCTTCCTAATACTTAATAACTTTATCAGttaaattaaagtaaaattatagATAGTTAATGATTAATATTGCGATTAGGGTCAATATGCTTTGACCCCCAATACTCGCCTTCTCTTGATCAAACTACTTATAgcaatataataattaagagGATGATCTATAAATGAGATGTGTGCactatactaattattaatcaccaccatatatttaattataatcaaCAAATCTAGTTAGttacttcacattttcagctaatcGTTTGGttcttcagaaaaaaaaaaaaacgtgaaaaaaagtttttcgaGAAAATATTTCGTATGAAAAACTTCCTTTTCACATTTCTATCcagttgattaaaaaaaaaaaaactagtttttccGGAAAGTTTCTTcctaattttatgaaaaactaagattttttatttcctaCAAAAAATTCCAGAAAatgaaaactttaatttgtaaattttcaaaaaaattagttttctttgAAACTAAATGGAGTGCAGAAAATTGAAACAGAGATTTTTCcatgaaaatcttttttttgaaatttttttcatgctttttcgaCGAATAAAACCCCTCCTAATTCctaatttatttcttaaaaaatgaatagaatAAATAGCATGTTAACCTTCTCTACTGCACACTATTTAAGATTTATGTTAAGTttattagtaataatttttctattatcaatttattttgttttgtttttttttacacttCTCGAGAGTAGTGACAGTCAAAGTTACTAAGCTAGATATTATAAGTTATTAGCGCGAATCCAGCGGAGTAAACGacgagaaaggaagagaaaacaaCGATGGATGATGCAACTGAGAAGGGAGAGGGAACGACGAAAAGATGCAGTAGATCTCTCCTTTTCAATCGAAAGGACAGAAACCGGATGCTATGGAGCTCACATCGAAGAATGAAAGTGGTGATGTTACGTGTATAATTTATTAGAGATTAATATAGAGTTATAGATTATATGTTACTTATAATGGTCTCAATTAGAAGGCGCCTAGTAAAGAAGAACAAGTTTTTTCCTTTGCTTTTGTACATGACACCGTTGAGATGTGACGAGTTAATCATCGCGTTTAAtctactacaacaaaaacggtgtatagcgatATTTTTTAATGTCGGTACagatcaaaaaaagtgctgctggctaaattaccgacacttttacaaagtgttgctatatgtgggatcactaggtatatagtgacagtttaaAAATGTTGgtataatatgaaaaaagtgctgctaatgtacaaacacttatttaagtatttagcaaccgacGGAACTCTAtcttgttggctgcggtggcggaggaggagagcgaagggttcttcgtctaggatttcaacGGATTGAATGAGAAGAGAAGGGAAGATAGTGAtcgatttttcttctttttttttttttattttctgtttgtaatcaggTCGAACGGGcagggtggggtgggttgagtagagtaaaaaaacttttattttttattggattgggctttatatttatgccttagtagatttttttaaaatttttgcataaatgagacacttacacaaaagtgtcccaaacatgtgtccttataatctaattctgttgtcccaaacatgtgtccctataatctaattctgttatagtgaTCTATGCCTTATATGGACCCAATTATGATATTGTGTTATCACAATTTCTGTATGATTGGTCATGTTTGAATGCCGGAATGAATTACTTATTTCATACAGAGATTATTAGTATGATTGTAAGAAAGAAGAATTTTCACTTCTTTAAAAATTCTGCTATTTTTGATTTAGTAAAATAGCATATTTTATCTACATGATAATTTTTCTTATTAGGAAAACAAACTTATAAATCCGAATATGATATCTCGTGATATCTCATATTCACAATAATTAATTCCTACCCAAGCCACTAATTCGATCCTACTATATCATTTAAACTAGTAGCGGATCACTAAATAATCGACTCTGATACCATTTGTCGGAAAGTTGTGGGTATAGCCCAGACACGCATAAGCCCAAGAATGTAACATATTTGATGAAACTCATTCGATAGAAAACTTTTATCtcacagtatatatatatcgatctTCTACTCTTTTATTAGTCGTTTAATGTGAGACTATTTACATTTGAATTCTTAACAATAAGCATGCATTTAAATTTCATGTTAGTATTTGAATTTGAGTAAGAGCTTCGCAAGAAAACGTGGCTAGCTGGTTCTTAGTCACACAATTTGGTTTACAAAACTATATCATTAATGAGGTTGCAAGAgagagtttaattaattaattaatgagtgAATTGGTGATTGTGATAATGtgatttaatcaattaattttaggATTAGGATAATTAATGGCATGTGATGATCACGTGGTGATCATAGGAAACAGGCGTGGCGTAAACGCCAAAAGAGTTGAGCTGTTTCATGCAGGGgtctaattaattactaataaggATTCCTTGTAATTTGTGAAAcaaaactaattattaattaattacttagtATTTAGAGATTACACCAATCGATAAATTTGACTATGGAGTGTCTTCGACTTCGTACTATGCATGAGCATCTTAAGCTTTGTTTGATTTTGCAGCCAAACTGTGTCACGTGATTTTAtggtcaaaaaaatatttattttttatatttataaaaaaatcaaattctttatatatatatatatatatatatatatatacggatttggataaaattttgggtatccgtacccattgacattGCTATTCCTTAATATCTGTAGAGGGTTTAATGAAAGTGGTTGTTTGGTTATCGGGTTGAGCCGAGCCTCCAAAATAAAAGTCCGAGAATATTTGGATTGGACTCTAGCTAATCATTTAATAGTTTGACTCCGTCATCCCGGTCTTGAGAATTTTTTCCGTGAGTCGACCCAACTTAACCTGATTTGGTTCAGTCCTATTGTGTTAGATCGGATTCGGGCCAAAAATAGATCCAATAAACTTGGGCCGGATCGGGCTTAACTAAGCAGGCCTCAATTCGGGCCCGTGTGCGATCCATGCATGTGATCGATGCTACCATCTTGGTATGTTCTAGTTAATAAATTAACTTGTTTGCGACACAACGCCATCATATTTATCTCCAAAAACTTAAACTGTGAGATAATGTCTCAAGAGACATAAACTATGAGACAACATTGAAACACAGGCGCAAATTAATCGAGCGGATGATATTTCTCTCAATTAAGTAGAGAATGTAGCTGACGAGGCTCAAACTCTGGATCTCGTACTCTAACATCTTttgaaactattgtttaatatttAGCTCAAAAGTTTTGGACTACATAGTGTTTTGATACTTCATACTCAACAAAACTCAAATGACttgaattgaaataaaaaaaaaaaaaaaactttagggATGGGAtcgatttgaagcttctaccGCTCCACGCATACTGTAGTTGAAAGGAATTGGACACTGAAAAAATTGTTAGTATTTTTTCAAACAGTTCTACTTGTACAATGCTTTTTCCATCCCGCACTTTCAAGTTTCAAATCAAGGTATAAATATTTGGCACATTTCTTAAGTTGATGCAACTAATTTGATTATCGAACAAAACGAGCGAACCATGATCAGGTTAGAAaagtttgggtttgggttcaaGTTGGGTTTTAGTCACTACTCACAATCAATTAATGATCACTTCATTTATACTTTACAATGAGCAATTGCAACTCAATTTTTGTTTCTAATTGTACAAATTCATCCTAACACATATTTGGGGGGATCcaatgaaaaaaatgaaatccaAATACTATACATGGTCTTTCACAAAATTTCctcatgtgttttttttttcctctaaatCTAATCTATATATCGTTATCTGacaacttaagcttttagaaaatAACAGTACATCGTTTTGCATAGTTTAACAGAAAGATTGAAATTTTTAGCTCGATACCGATAGAGAACATGTTCATGTTTGTGATTGACATGCCAAAGAGCTTTGTGTgtgttggagagagagagagagagagagagagagagagagagagagagagagagatttgctaGCCTCTCTTTCAAATTGAACTTGCAAATGTAGTTCATTCATGCATTTGGTTCTCCTCTCACAAGCTCACACTCTCCATGCTCAATCAAAATGCATCTTCCATTTCCTTTTCGATCTGTTGCACCACGCCATTTCGACTACTCTATGTGTTGCACCCTTATATAGCTagagctctctatatatagttcGTAAACATATCGATCCAAATGAGACACCAGAAGAAGCAACAAGCAACAAGCAACAAGCAGTCGATAAAAGATAGTTCAATCATGAGAACCGCTTGCTTCGCTTTAGTGGCTCTTCTCTCGTTCGTGATCCTTGTCAATGCTTCTTCACTAGAGCATGAGACCGACGTTCGTATCCACACCAAACCGCAGAAAGGCCTAAATGACTTGAGCAAGAGGGGCGGTGGTTTACGGACTATCGAAAGCCAAGAGGCCATGGAAGACAAGGAGAATGTGCGTGATGATGAGACGAGGGTGCCTATTGGCGGCGACAAAAGAGATGCGCAAGTCAGGACGCAGAGGACCTGCATTACGAAACAAGAGTGCCTGAAGAAGAAGGTGATATGCTCCAAGAAGTGCATGAATTCCGCGGAGCAAGGGCATGAGAAATGCAGCGTCAAGTGCGCCAAGTGTGTTCCCAACTGTTAAGATGCATGTCGATCGAAATCTCTACGAGATGTTGCGAACCTAGGACTAGCTAGTTTTTAGCTTCTTTGGTTACTTCTAAACTTTGGTAGTTAATTTACTGAGGAAATAAAGATAGTTGATATAGTTATTTCTCTTTCATTTTGTCGTCTTTCGGACTTGGTTTATGTGTGTAACAATTCCTCTTTTGTTAGGGGGATTTGATTGAAATAAAGTTGGTTTGTTTTCTAAGTAAGAAATGATCGTAGTTTCagcaatttttcttctttttttttttgtgatccTTTTAATTGAAACATATAGTCTTTAATGCTTATTAGTGATCTTAATCAAGGATTCACACTAAAACATATGATCAAAACTAGGGTTGTCAATCAGCCGGACATGAGCAAGCTGCTAAGGCCAGTTCGTGTTCGACTTGTTTAATAAGCAAGCTTGCTCATTAAAATATTGAgcaaaaaaattcagctcgtgctCGGTATGTTTATTAACAAGCTGAATACGAGTTAGCTCATGAACAACAAGTTAGATTGTCAGCCTTGCTACTGGGTAAAGAAGTggagaaaaattagaaaattacaatgttaatctaataattgaaattcataAAATATAGGTGGTCTCGTTACATTTGGGTtggcctaaaatccaaatagtagaaatttgtaatataaaatcttatctaataCCTATTAGAAATATCAAAGCCTTAATACTGTTAGAAACATTCcagttcatctctctctctctctctctctatatatatatatatcatccttTGACTACTCATTCATAAGTGTCATTGAGCAATCGATATAATTTACTTTGCTCATAAGTCAACAcaatagagatatatataggTCCTAAAATTAATTTCTCAATGATCAACAtgaaacaaatcaaatttagaaGTGTTTCccgcattttattttatttttcaaaattatttttccgcATTTTAGCCAGTGTAATTAAAGATCCACAAACTGATCTTCCTATATAGTTATAGAACCCACGCAACTCAGGAATTAACTCAAGCAAATTTAATGTCCTTCGTTAGGTgacatctctctctccttcgcTCTTAAATCTTTGCGTAAGGGACACGTATTTGCTCGATTTAAAAGTGCGCAGAGTGGTGATAGAACAACAACCATGGACTTACTTAGATAGCAACTTAGATCTACCAACATGTCTATGCATGTTTCCAAATACTAGCTAGATGCATCGACTACTAAAGATTAAGTACTTCATTAGTTAAACCTAAATGAAAATTTATGTAAGAGCTTTAAGGCTTCTTTCATGTTGGGTGTGTGTGATCAACATCATCACATGCAATTCATGAAGATGCTATACATCCAATATGTGGTTCATCTAGTGACACAAAATTAGAATACAATGGACCATTaatttcattcaaaaaaaagagagaataaaacaAGAATAGAAGGAGAATAAAAATCAGGCAAATTTGTGTACATATCGTGTTACGATTTCATCTAAACTCGATCCATTTCCATGCGTAATATCACGATGCGCACGAGAGAATTAAAAACGccatgcatatacatatatatatctacgtGTGTGATCGGCGATCTCCGATAAGTTGATTTCTAGTTGAAGCACTTGATTGTTGAaatgtacatatataattaaatggCTGAGGaggttgcatttgtattttTAGGAGCAAATTAAATGGtcccaatttttaaaatttttaggtgAGAAAATGGTTGGAGCTAACACTTTATTTACCTGCACAAATTGGACTACTTGCTGGAAAAAGACTCTTCCTCTTCTCAATTGTTAGTACATTTTAGGGCATGATCTGGAAggtgtaataaaaataaaaattattcgatttgagatttttaaatcaaattaaaacataACTCAAATGATTTggcaaaattttcatttaaagatATTGGCGGAGAGAAACTATAATATTTGCATATTAGATGTGTTTTTTTGAATCCATGTTCTCGCAATATTGAGTCGCTTTTATTGTAATAATACTGACACATAAAACTGCTGACTCATTagctatattttttgttattattcgAAAGTATTTCATTAATAATGATAATTTTATATGGCTTAGGTGAAGATGAATATTCATTGGGATCTTTCAACTTTTAGgtgttctttatttcttttccttagaaggttaaaataaaattgtcaaaaaGGGAAGTGTAAATTACTGAAAAAAGGTGGAGTAATGTGCAAAAAGTTTCTGATTCTCTTGGTTTCTTGCTGctgcttttttatttaataaaagttGTCATAATAGCGTTATGGGTCGAATTTAATTCgatcaacaatattttgaatCTTTAATAAATTGTACGGATCACATCtcttcctttaaaaaaaaaaaaatttaataatttgaacTCCCCAATTAAtttgttgtttaatttgaaAGTTGCTACATTATGTTCTTAAATTTGCGCGAAACTTCATGAATTTTCTCACATTTAACACCACGTTGGCTTAGGAATTTAGcttgtaaaaaatttatcttCAGGGATCTACTTCTCAATAACTTATAGCTTGAGGGCCTCCGTGCGATTTTTTCCTATTTGTACTCATCTCTTTGGTGTTTGGCTCATCCAAAAagcgtgaaaaaaaaaagtttccaagaaaaatatttccatgaaaagttatttttccaatttttttcgTCGGTTTTATGAAATTCTTTTTCCCATATTTTATAGAAAACCAgcgttttctttttccttaagaaattcggaaaataaaaatattattttatcataaaatatgGCAAAAAGATTTTTAGAAATACTTACTTTTCTTCAAACCAACTGGGTAAGAAACTGAAAAAGGAgtttttaatgaattttttttcatacttttttgaGGAATCGTAGAGAGCTACCAAAAAATTGAAccttaaacttttatatatatatatatatatatatatatatatagaattaggctactatactatctatagtaccgagctttggtactatagtgtttgttttcgatcttagggcattcaaatcaacgatccacaccgttaaatataatctagggtatatgaatttcttaggaataaaattttagtttttttcgatatcgtttacttagtaaataaattatatcaaaatggacggtggagatTGAATAATCTtcaaaatttgagcataggacttttaaattcaagatcaagaatgttaaccttaatctatatagtttaaagtattttctatcaaaatttgaagaaatttagattcttctacactgttaaactccaaactcgtcataatagccattgaaaattgacaattttgaaatagtttgatcataaagtaaactatgtcgaaaaaatataaatttttatttctagaaactttaaataccctagatcagttttaacggtgtggatcgttgatttgaacgccctaagatcgaaaaccaacactatagtaccgaagctcggtactatagatagtatagtagcctagctatatatatatatatatatcaaattttttaatgttggtgtggttacaatattttttgtttggataaATTGAACTATTGTTCTGAACTTTCActtatattttgttttagtGCTCATACTTTTATATtggatatatatttgttttcacTGAGCGCAATCCGTAAATCTATGCACCACAAATCCATCGATACTCAATCTCATATATTCGACCAAACTAGGGAGATCAACGAGCCATATGAGTGAGTTGAGGTCAACACGTGTGTTAAGTTCGTTTAATAAATACTGAACACGAATTAGctcattaaaatatcgagctgaaaatTTCAGCTCATGTTCtgcttgtttattaacgagctgaacacgagctggctcgtgaaCACTTAAGTTATATCGTCAGCCCTACTAGTGAGTGAAAAGTTGaaaggaaattaaaaattagaatcttaatctaataattaaaattcacaaaatatatgCCTCTTTACATTTTGTGTTggcctaaaattcaaataatagtACTGATCTAAAGGCTAGTAGTGATTAAGAGGATTTATTCGAAGGTGAAAAAGTTCGAAGCAAAAAATGGCTAATATTTCTAGAAGCATTCGAGCTCAgccctatttatatatatttgagttatatcgagtcaaacacgagcgagctgaaaACTTTAGCTCAATATGTTAGGCTCGTTAAGATTTCAatatgaaaaatttagctcgtccTCGACTCATTTAGCAAATGTAGATCAAGCTCATTTAGAGGCGAATAAGAGTTGGCTCACGAAAAGCGAGCTGGATTGTTAGCCCTAGATCAAATCATCTAATTCTAAGTAAAAATCCCTTAAGATGTTCCCAAACCTACTAGAGTTTAATTACTAATGAAAATTGGAGTATAGGAAGaaattttggtaattttaggataaatttaaaaattttaaatagtagttAGGGGTAAATGAGCAAACATCccctattttttctataatagtaaattataataggaaataaaacaaaacactTGTCACAATTAATTGTGGGAATGGTGGTGCAATTTATCCCATTTTCCTTTTCTTAGAGAAACATGGTGGGATTTTTACTTACAAAATGAAAAATCTTGTCTCTATTCTTAGGGAAAGGAATAATGCCCATTTCCTACAAAACCAATAAAAGCAAATGACATAGCATAAACTCAACAATCTACATTTGATCTAATTATTGCAATAATGGAAATAATGAGACATGAGTTGTAGAATCTAATTTCCTAACCAATTTGATCCTTTTATTAACTATCCAAGTTAATTTAAAAGGGCAAaaggaacaaaagaaaaaagaaggaataGTTAATTGGTTTTAGAGATATTATCCACATAGTTTAATCATATTTAGCACTAATTAAAATCCAATTTGTTTCCCTACTCTTTTATCCCCACATCTCTTTTATAGAAACCAATTAACtattccttcttttttcttttgttccttTTGCATGCATGGTTCCAAAACTCTTCTTTGTTTCCATGTTATAACACACAAAATCAACAACTTAGAATACATAAAAGAAGAGTGCATATACAAGTGAGAGGAGATCATGAATAGTAGTGGTTCAACAAAAGAGGTGGTAATGGGGGAGGAGATAGAGTGTGGTAATAGTAGTAGCAGTGGTGGTGCACCAAGGAGTGGAGTTGTGGTAGGAGGGTTGAGTCCATTGAGTGAGACACTATGGAGGGAAAGGTCTAGCATGGGGCtcgtcggcgacggcgacgtCTCCGCGAGGCTAACATGGAAGGACTTGACGGTGATCGTCACGCTGAGGAGCGGCGACGCGCAGCGAGTGCTCGACGGGCTCACCGGGTACGCCGAGCCCGGGACTCTCACCGCGCTCATGGGCCCGTCCGGGTCGGGGAAGTCGACGCTCCTCGACGCGCTCTCCGGTCGCCTCGCGACCAACGCCTTCTTGTCGGGGACCGTCCTGATCAACGGGAGGAGGACCAAGCTTTCCTTCGGGACCGCGGTGATGCACGCATGCATCTCCTCTACTTCTTTTTCATGCTCGTAGTGAAGTCGGTTACTTACACTATTTTGAACTCTATGATGTTTGAATTTTGGCGCCAAAAGGCGTACGTGACGCAAGACGATAACTTGATCGGGACTCTGACGGTGAGGGAGACGATATCGTACTCCGCGCAGCTCCGGCTGCCCGACAAGATGGCGCGGGAGGAGAAGCGCGCGCTCGTGGAAGGCACGATCAGCGAAATGGGGCTGCAGGACTGCGCGGATACGGTGATCGGGAACTGGCACCTGCGGGGCATCAGCGGTGGCGAGAAGAGAAGAGTTAGCATTGCTTTAGAGATCCTCATGAGGCCTAGATTGCTCTTCTTGGATGAGCCGACAAGCGGTCTCGATAGGTAAACAATCGAAAACCCTCCTGTAAATACCGCGTTTCGCACTTTTTCCCTTTCAGTTACCGATATGTacgaaaattttaactttgatatATTTTCTTGCTTCAATCTTGAGTTTTAGCTTACTCA encodes:
- the LOC109713381 gene encoding uncharacterized protein LOC109713381, coding for MSIIQTPLLLLALLLAGMSLARGDLYGNQSPPPPPRGPAPPPPFRVKGKEFPPETTVCNDNSTRCFGRTLTCPAECPQFKPADPTAKGCFVDCNDRKCEGGICRHRKPNCDGNGASCYDPRFVGGDGVMFYFHGKAGGHFALVSDPNLQINAGFIGLRPAGRRRDFTWIQSLGLRFGRHSLTLSATPAAFWDPHADHLSLSFDGRPVPLNVGHLSSWSPAPAPSPGLFVERNGAVNTVIVTLAGVFEIKASVVPVTKEDSAVHRYGVPDNDCFAHLAVQFKFFGLSESVEGVLGQTYRPGFDNPVKRGVPMPVMGGEDRYATSGLLASDCRSCIFSPAPAAAVAGLVEVSKSVFDCTGKSGGGYAVVCRR